GTTGAACGCCTTCTTTACAGCAATCTCAGCCACCACACAAACACCATGCAGTGCAAAAAACCAAGTCACCTCCCATGTGGGACTCGCACGTGACTGGTAATAATAGATAACTTCGTGCATGAGGCCAGACACCAGAAACGTGGCCAAAACTGCCGGCACTAGGCTCCACTTGCGGCCAACAATCGGCGTAGAACTACGTCGTATAGGATTGTATACGGTGGGCCGTAGAATActtgtcaccattagattccaCCTACGACCCCAAAAGTCTTGAAGTGAGGTGGCTAAGTAGGGCTGGTTGAATTGCGGCTCAATCCCTAATCCAAGAATGGCTCTAACGGGGACAGCAGTGATGGCCAGGCATAGGTCAACTCCAAGATACAAGTGGCAGCAGTAGAGCGCGAAGATAACGCATTGATGCAGTTGGTCTCTGTATTGATATATGCCAATGATTTTTGCTAAAAGCAAAATCTTGATACCAAAAACCAAAAGGGCTCTTCCAGAGATCTTGAAATGCGGGCTATCTTGCTCCTTGCTATTCTTTGAAGAAGAGTTTGGTTGGAGATTGGTTTTGGTTTTGATGGGGAGAAGAGCAATGGAGATGAAGTGGAGGAGGGGTAATGGTGGGTTGGACGCCAAGGGGCATTGGTTGAAGGAGAAGAGGAGGAGCTTGAAGTTGCCAAGCCAGAGAAGATAGAAAGCGGTGGGAGCGCCAAGATGGAAGGAGGTGAGGCTAAGTGGGAGGGTGATGAAGAGGTAGATGATTGGGAGAAGAGAAACAAGTCTGGGGAGTCCAGTTGGGATCCTTTGGACTAAAAAGTAACAGTAAAACAGGGATGTAATGGCCACAAACCATACCTTGATGAAGCTCTGGATCTCAGCATCCATTTTCGGAGCTTATTTATAACTGGTTTGACTTTGCGATTCCTTTTGATCTCTCGCTTTTCTCTTCGCTGAATCTGGCTTTAGTAGAGACTTTAACAAGAGTCAAGACTGCGGAACTATGGGGCATGACAATTGGGCTGGAAAAAGCGGGGGAAACTGGTCATAGGAAGGTTACGCTGGCTGGAGTCAGACTCACTTGTTGGTATCGCACTGATACAGGAAGGAGATCGCAAATAGTCCTCACTTGGACCTCATGGAGCAGGTCAGAAAACGGAGGGACAAGGAATGGGAATGCAAAATTCAGCATGTGTGTAGGGAAGAAATGCATGTGCAGATTGTCTAGCCAATTTGTGCTTGAAGTGCAACCCGGGTGCGCAATCCTATGAAGACCCTCCAGAGTTGGTTTGCAGTCTGCTGAACAATGATGCGATAGGAGTAGCTAATTGTTACCAACTCTGGACATGAATCCAATGCCAAATCAGTGCCACCTATAATATTGCGCCACTTGGCCTATtattatttgcattttaattttttaataattcaacTTGATTTGGTTTAACACAAATTTTGTGTTAACTCTAAAACTTTGAACCAAAGTAACCAACCGGTCTAATTCCATTACCGGTGCTTTCATACAGCAACCACTCAAGATCGGTTgctttgggaaaaagaaaaagataacccTAAACAATTGCCTCCAAAGTTCAAGCCTTCTTATCGTTCATTGCTTAGAACAATCAACCGTAGCCTAATAAGCTAAAACTGCAGCCGCCGACTATTGAAGCAAATTGACTACAAAGATTCAGGAAGTACTCAAATTAAAGCCCAACCATCCCTAGCTTTCTCCAGCAAAGAACAAACCAAAACGTTTCACATCATTCAGGTAATTATCCAACCTTGCATCCGGTTTAAGTCTAGAGTTTTTTCAGCTTCGATTTATTAAATCAATATCACTATTTGCTCCATGATCTTGATTtcgaatttcaatttttttaatattaagaaAGTTAGGAAATAGACAACAACTCGTAAGTTACATAACAACTCATAAGCAATATCACCCTACCTTATGTTATGCAATTTTATATCTTCATTTTCAATTTCCATTAAAGTGAAATTTACATTGAATTGTGAGTTTGGAAAGATTAAATATTAATTGAGTGGTCAAATTGACTACTTACACGCTAATTGTAATATACCTGGAAAATAAGTTACTTTGTgggattaaaaaattatttattatttcaaGAATTGTTATAAATTTTACTAATGtaccaaattaaaaaaaaagatacaagAAGTAACAATAGCTTTTCTGACTAGTTGCAAGTAGTAGTAGTGAACAAATAGAATtggaaattcaactattttaataaattattagggaaaaaaTTTGCTTACATTTTTTTCCTTATTGTATTGCAATTAACTTGCATGAAATTCTTTTGTTAATTTAGGGTTAATTCAGTTAGGTTTCAGTAAGAAGACTtgttgagattcaaaatagtaaaatacaTCTAAACCTGGTTCCTCTTTTGACCCTATTCCTTGGCGGTGTTTGAGGTTTTAGTCCTTACCATGGGATTAATTTTTCACCAAATTTAAAACCCGTGGTTCCTTAATCATGCAAGCTGTGTGTCGAATCATTCTACCTGCCTAGGACGAGTTATTTGATGATTCAATTCAACTTTAGCAATTTTCTTATGTTACCAGCTAATTGTTATTGTTCACTCCTCGGAACAGGTCAGGTTGGTGCTATTCAATTGGGCATCAGCCGGGCACTGCAAAACTGGGCACCAGATTTACGTCCTCGTTTGAGAGAAGCATCTTTGCAATCTTTGTGCAACCATATCAACAAAGCAACTTTGTGCAACCATATCATCCTACACCGGTAATTTTTTAGTTTCTTATTtgcataaaattattttataaaaattttatgttttggtttgtACTAAAGTTCAtgaatatttttcacttttgtggTTGATAGTTTGTGAATTTGGATGTTAATCAACAAAATTATGGCCAGCTATGCACTTTCAGTTCCATGAACATGATCGGCTTGCTCAAGGTAAATTATTACAGTTGTGATCATGAATAATTACTTCTTTAAGAAAAGATTGTTTATTGTCTTTTTTTATTCATCCATTTATTTATGTGTTCAATTTTTTGGTGATATAATTCTAACCATAGGCACAAGAATTACATGGTTTCGAAGGAGCGAAAATAAATCAGTTCGAGTTGAATGACAACTCTTGCACTATGGGACAAGAA
The DNA window shown above is from Coffea arabica cultivar ET-39 chromosome 5e, Coffea Arabica ET-39 HiFi, whole genome shotgun sequence and carries:
- the LOC113743747 gene encoding long-chain-alcohol O-fatty-acyltransferase-like translates to MDAEIQSFIKVWFVAITSLFYCYFLVQRIPTGLPRLVSLLPIIYLFITLPLSLTSFHLGAPTAFYLLWLGNFKLLLFSFNQCPLASNPPLPLLHFISIALLPIKTKTNLQPNSSSKNSKEQDSPHFKISGRALLVFGIKILLLAKIIGIYQYRDQLHQCVIFALYCCHLYLGVDLCLAITAVPVRAILGLGIEPQFNQPYLATSLQDFWGRRWNLMVTSILRPTVYNPIRRSSTPIVGRKWSLVPAVLATFLVSGLMHEVIYYYQSRASPTWEVTWFFALHGVCVVAEIAVKKAFNGRRQLPRVVSGPLTIGFVAVTGAWLFFPQVIRHRLDVKAIKESYIWLRLLGEKLGVPTRWLLPLH